The Cellulophaga sp. L1A9 genome window below encodes:
- a CDS encoding DUF2007 domain-containing protein, with protein sequence MVDKWVTIATFEYSSDLQVFKAKLESEGITVFVKDENTINSDPMISNAIGGAKVQVFQEDKERALEIYDSIRAYAIGDDGLPITCPNCKAQKSETYYARKSIFYKLFPFFEKRKYKCLNCKMITNPYL encoded by the coding sequence ATGGTAGATAAATGGGTGACGATAGCAACATTTGAATATTCCTCCGATTTGCAAGTTTTTAAGGCGAAATTAGAATCAGAAGGGATTACTGTTTTTGTAAAGGATGAGAATACGATAAATTCTGATCCTATGATTAGTAATGCCATTGGAGGAGCAAAAGTGCAAGTTTTTCAGGAGGATAAAGAGCGCGCTTTAGAGATATATGATAGTATTAGGGCGTACGCTATAGGAGATGATGGTTTGCCTATTACCTGTCCCAATTGTAAAGCTCAAAAATCTGAAACCTATTATGCCCGAAAAAGTATTTTTTACAAACTCTTCCCATTTTTTGAAAAAAGAAAATACAAATGTCTAAATTGTAAGATGATTACAAACCCTTATTTATGA
- a CDS encoding aminotransferase class I/II-fold pyridoxal phosphate-dependent enzyme: MASFPEKLSKKLEDRRGANALRSLPVQQHLIDFSSNDYLGFAKNTAIFEGAVTLLAEKNLKLNGATGSRLISGNYDLYIEVEDTIANFHATATALVFNSGYNANVGFFSAIPQRGDYIFYDEYIHASIRDGIALSTAKGYKFKHNNVKDLQRVISRVLELEKPQGAGVEVYVVTESVFSMDGDSPDLIAFANFCEMHKLHFVVDEAHALGVFGKEGRGLVSELNIAQQVFAQIVTFGKGMGCHGAAILGSVQLKEYLVNFSRSFIYTTGLPPHSLATIYLAYQELATSASISRLKNNIKYFKNQLENLELKAFFIESNSAIQCCVISGNEKVKNLASELQNNNFGVKAILSPTVAKEQERLRFCLHSYNTQQEISDVLKILKKLIH, from the coding sequence ATGGCTAGCTTTCCAGAAAAATTAAGTAAAAAACTAGAAGACCGAAGAGGGGCTAATGCGCTCCGGTCTCTGCCGGTACAACAACATCTGATAGATTTTTCTTCCAATGATTATTTAGGTTTTGCAAAAAACACCGCAATTTTTGAGGGTGCTGTTACTTTATTAGCAGAAAAGAATCTGAAATTAAATGGTGCTACAGGTTCTCGATTAATTTCTGGAAATTATGATCTGTATATTGAAGTAGAGGATACGATAGCAAACTTCCATGCCACAGCTACTGCCTTAGTATTTAATTCTGGTTATAATGCTAATGTTGGTTTTTTTAGTGCCATCCCGCAACGCGGAGATTATATTTTTTATGATGAGTATATTCATGCGAGTATCCGTGATGGTATTGCACTTAGTACAGCTAAAGGATATAAGTTTAAGCATAATAATGTAAAAGATTTACAGCGTGTTATTAGTCGGGTTTTAGAATTAGAGAAACCTCAGGGTGCAGGAGTTGAGGTTTATGTGGTGACGGAGTCTGTTTTTTCTATGGATGGCGATTCACCAGATCTTATAGCATTCGCCAATTTTTGTGAAATGCATAAACTCCATTTTGTGGTAGATGAAGCGCATGCCTTAGGTGTTTTCGGAAAAGAAGGCCGAGGTCTAGTTTCCGAATTAAATATTGCCCAACAAGTATTTGCACAAATCGTTACTTTTGGAAAAGGGATGGGCTGCCACGGCGCAGCAATTTTAGGAAGTGTGCAGCTAAAAGAGTATTTAGTTAACTTTTCCCGTAGTTTTATTTATACCACGGGCCTACCTCCACATTCCTTGGCTACAATTTATCTGGCTTATCAAGAGCTTGCTACATCAGCATCAATTTCAAGGCTAAAAAATAATATTAAGTACTTTAAAAATCAATTAGAAAACTTAGAGCTTAAAGCGTTTTTTATTGAGAGTAATTCCGCTATTCAATGCTGTGTAATCTCAGGGAATGAAAAGGTAAAAAATTTGGCATCTGAACTGCAAAATAATAATTTTGGAGTAAAAGCAATTTTATCGCCTACAGTTGCTAAAGAGCAAGAGCGATTGCGCTTTTGTTTGCATAGCTATAATACGCAGCAAGAGATATCTGATGTGTTAAAGATTTTGAAAAAATTAATACATTAA
- a CDS encoding fibronectin type III domain-containing protein — MKLHVKLYLKNAFFLALLILTSSLWGQGGTFPVQVIPQVTPPPPIYLSNYADASTLNSPLRVQIILNDLNIQNREVRLKTYFQGSGLSFQSNDFVTGSTSLFLEGGVPLVLTNVELAPYFKFENITGISPNVYGNAIPEGTYQICFEVYDLATGNRLSSKSCATTVVFQNEPPFLISPRNKTNVAETNPQNIVFQWTPRSINVTNVEYELSLVEIWDTQIDPQAAFLSSPPIFQTTTSATTYVFGPSDPLLLSGKNYAWRIQAKAKQGTEEIGLFKNQGYSEIFSFSHASACDLPLGINHEIKGSTNANIFWDDFSTEVPEYTVRYRKKSSSNSSQAGGSEWFFNKTTSNTTSLWDLKAGTTYEYQLQKKCAVTKSEWSIAKQFTTHIADNEESVYECGITPDFSLNNTDPIDALEKGDKFTAGDFPIHVLEVSGSKGRFTGKGYVTIPYLNSIRVGVQFTNVLINTDKQLAEGTVITLYDPSLKNILDVDDAIETVGNVAEAVGELFEGDNDLDEIHVNWDIDPDKDIKIEDGILIITNPANGATETSPLGDDKVIVDKSGQTYHIDAGGKITKGEKIDPSGGVTNGNVTGVSNKGEIESLTAKGIQVTFESNGIYGYDIMPNIDNDKLNKEYTTIPDAEGGKYTLPHIAIEKEQTIVVTAKVQLSSNSEYKLEDLKFKTKVGELIAISAINEDNNSIELEISGHYTLENETIYAVVPDTQDSTKQLTAGAFTLWHLTDRVVNIVLVSIDKAPLPDTAEIARIFKKGGSTFNFETTTASLIGTNLLGDDDRLQIADNAWLNAYNEEQNSVITHIKSQIENFDKNKYYVLIFNNDFKTSRSIAGFMPLQRQFGFVFNGDLSTGEESKGDLTAVTAHELGHGIFALQHPFTEYGTEEKATDWLMDYMDGAVSLNHMNWAQMHNPALKFYVFQDEEDGQHYVVKKLFKNLDFGKNEDDTFTFLTPAGQHIVLPKNVSNVTNFYGYYGTSLTKDSDKFKEFLNVVPGTLKSFSIDSIVYTAQIEKSNNKYILKGYRSNKNTSEYYSAENYNISTSIANSEKAILFAFGVFQDKIEYLIQWTYTSGFDPFANNTILKSPIDFPFQFDNVFSRKQLEIKVNDNQFSFSSSAADWVFNTGKYIEDDKTLLLRNKLLELKTAYPEYTNQITTNYGAWNEENICLTNAYSGSFERALKSKFCISNEVKNQNTGGSFAQYVFDSTVTGFPNSIKEWQYLFYDHLLNSIEYDQAVLNNDLALFNTQEGINSTTCKQISTTINGASQNDIKTLPTNSILELIIKLLKEECTTEGDGYATGYENAIVKLIKYNAEGKELLDGLIAEKYYIDTTPLMEKLFETLDDWGGEANFTKFINALTTQWKNTSYFDPENYIALPYSSDYMLGFYYDNMNFGFTNKFKNISITETNASGYNTGPVYVNTSTTQQIGNYNIYQTIVLSKYNDINAAYQLPSAIIPIFILKALTVKNRTANWESAGALTFDVVTIASGVGSITKLSKLLYLQRLKNLNQLARIRLVFASTEFVAGSANLMLNLSDCNNEDNAQFCSELRTYLTFIELGAMAGGGTLNLAMKQALKRSADDAILAITKSSKKLPDDVLEELYAASKILDNNAVGNLVKFEKLTTLTNVDKVNALKTAIKGLSGADQGVLLQKIINLESDALRFLETFAENSDALVKLNANGMIASWKVLNANNKASYIATDINRLQQYNKLNLENQQILSVLTDKGPTTTLAKLLDEVKDNPKMAHDLNADVRLAKGMAVYNPKVAETLTDDDLSYIGDLLNSMDEISDNIRFWLTRSDVIAILRKYADEGIAFGKEVAEQLTGPLAKNSDAYNKLKMRLAGMKPSLNMDDYSIYSGVQLCLTKNCIDKGEYWIPDFVLVAKKQDIITKKVTYETIIVDAKRTRYTDFTPNQIEADNMTSWKIKAVEGKLIHGTDLNLIKNNKITKKTQFIKLFNEGGTLKTALKTN, encoded by the coding sequence ATGAAATTGCACGTTAAGTTGTATTTAAAAAACGCATTCTTTTTAGCGTTACTAATTCTTACTTCCTCCCTATGGGGGCAAGGCGGAACATTTCCTGTTCAAGTAATTCCGCAGGTAACACCACCGCCACCTATATACCTATCAAATTATGCAGATGCCAGCACTTTAAATAGTCCGCTGCGCGTACAGATTATTTTAAACGATTTAAATATCCAGAATAGAGAAGTCCGACTGAAAACCTATTTTCAAGGGAGCGGATTATCTTTTCAAAGCAACGATTTTGTCACAGGAAGCACCTCACTTTTTTTAGAAGGTGGTGTACCACTAGTTTTAACAAATGTGGAACTTGCGCCCTATTTTAAGTTTGAAAATATTACCGGCATATCTCCAAATGTATACGGAAATGCAATCCCGGAAGGCACCTATCAAATTTGTTTTGAAGTCTACGATCTTGCCACAGGCAATAGATTGTCCTCTAAAAGTTGTGCAACCACCGTTGTTTTTCAAAACGAACCCCCTTTTTTAATTTCCCCACGAAACAAAACCAATGTTGCAGAAACAAATCCGCAAAATATTGTTTTTCAATGGACGCCACGTAGTATCAATGTGACCAATGTGGAATATGAGTTAAGCCTTGTAGAAATTTGGGACACACAAATAGATCCGCAAGCTGCTTTTTTAAGCTCCCCTCCTATTTTTCAAACCACCACCTCTGCCACTACTTATGTATTTGGCCCTAGTGACCCGCTCTTATTATCAGGTAAAAATTACGCTTGGCGTATACAAGCAAAAGCTAAGCAAGGTACCGAAGAGATTGGCCTATTTAAAAATCAAGGCTATAGCGAGATATTCTCTTTTAGCCATGCCAGTGCTTGTGATTTACCATTAGGCATTAACCATGAAATAAAAGGGAGTACAAATGCGAATATATTTTGGGATGATTTTTCAACTGAAGTTCCGGAATATACTGTGCGCTACCGTAAAAAATCCTCCTCCAACTCCTCCCAAGCAGGAGGGTCTGAGTGGTTTTTTAATAAAACTACCAGCAATACAACCTCTCTTTGGGATTTAAAAGCAGGTACTACGTACGAGTATCAATTACAAAAAAAATGTGCTGTTACCAAAAGTGAATGGAGCATCGCCAAACAATTTACTACCCATATTGCAGATAATGAGGAGAGCGTTTATGAGTGTGGCATTACCCCAGATTTTAGTTTAAACAATACAGATCCTATAGATGCCTTAGAAAAAGGAGATAAATTTACGGCAGGAGATTTTCCTATCCACGTTTTAGAAGTAAGTGGCAGCAAAGGCAGGTTTACCGGTAAAGGGTATGTTACTATTCCTTATTTAAACAGCATTCGCGTTGGGGTACAGTTTACCAATGTTTTAATCAATACCGATAAGCAACTAGCGGAAGGTACCGTCATTACGCTATATGATCCAAGCCTTAAAAACATCTTGGATGTAGATGATGCTATTGAGACCGTTGGGAATGTTGCCGAGGCGGTGGGCGAACTTTTTGAAGGAGATAATGACCTAGATGAAATACATGTAAACTGGGATATTGATCCCGATAAAGACATTAAAATCGAAGATGGGATTTTAATCATTACCAACCCAGCAAACGGAGCAACAGAAACTAGCCCTTTAGGAGATGATAAAGTTATTGTAGATAAATCTGGACAAACCTACCATATTGATGCTGGCGGTAAAATTACCAAAGGCGAAAAAATAGACCCAAGTGGCGGGGTAACTAATGGAAATGTTACTGGAGTTTCAAATAAGGGCGAAATAGAATCTTTAACCGCAAAAGGCATCCAAGTAACTTTTGAATCTAACGGTATTTATGGTTATGACATAATGCCAAACATTGATAATGACAAACTAAATAAAGAATATACCACTATTCCCGATGCTGAAGGAGGTAAGTATACGCTACCCCATATTGCTATAGAAAAAGAACAAACCATCGTAGTCACAGCCAAGGTTCAATTATCCTCAAATTCTGAATACAAACTAGAAGATTTAAAATTTAAAACAAAGGTTGGTGAGCTAATTGCTATTTCAGCTATTAATGAAGATAACAATAGTATAGAGCTTGAGATTTCTGGTCATTATACCCTTGAAAATGAAACTATTTATGCCGTAGTACCTGATACACAAGACAGCACCAAACAATTAACTGCTGGCGCCTTTACGCTATGGCACCTAACAGATCGTGTAGTAAATATTGTTTTGGTTTCTATAGATAAAGCTCCCTTGCCTGATACTGCCGAAATAGCTAGAATTTTCAAAAAAGGGGGATCCACTTTTAATTTTGAAACAACCACTGCTTCGTTAATAGGTACAAATTTATTAGGCGATGATGACAGATTACAAATTGCCGACAATGCTTGGCTTAATGCTTATAATGAGGAGCAAAATAGTGTTATAACTCATATAAAATCTCAGATAGAAAATTTTGATAAGAATAAATATTATGTCTTAATTTTTAATAACGATTTTAAAACTTCAAGATCTATTGCCGGATTTATGCCGCTACAACGCCAATTTGGCTTTGTATTTAACGGAGATTTATCCACTGGAGAAGAGTCTAAAGGCGATCTCACTGCTGTTACAGCTCATGAGCTAGGCCATGGTATTTTTGCACTCCAACATCCATTTACAGAATACGGAACTGAAGAAAAAGCTACGGATTGGTTAATGGACTATATGGATGGCGCCGTTAGCTTAAACCACATGAACTGGGCGCAAATGCATAATCCTGCATTGAAGTTTTATGTGTTTCAAGATGAAGAGGATGGACAGCACTATGTAGTCAAAAAACTTTTTAAAAATCTAGATTTTGGCAAAAACGAAGACGATACTTTTACTTTTTTAACACCAGCGGGGCAGCATATAGTTTTGCCTAAAAATGTGAGTAACGTTACAAACTTTTATGGATACTATGGTACGAGTTTAACTAAGGATAGTGATAAATTTAAAGAATTTTTGAATGTTGTCCCTGGCACATTGAAGTCTTTTTCTATAGATAGTATAGTTTATACAGCTCAAATAGAAAAATCAAATAATAAATACATTTTAAAAGGCTACCGCTCAAATAAAAATACTTCTGAATATTATTCTGCCGAAAATTATAACATATCCACCTCAATTGCCAATTCTGAAAAAGCAATTTTATTCGCATTTGGAGTATTTCAGGATAAAATCGAATATTTAATTCAATGGACATATACATCGGGATTTGATCCATTTGCTAACAATACTATTTTAAAATCACCAATTGATTTCCCTTTCCAGTTTGATAATGTTTTTAGTAGAAAGCAACTAGAAATAAAAGTCAATGATAATCAATTTTCATTTTCTTCTTCAGCAGCTGACTGGGTTTTTAATACTGGAAAATATATCGAAGATGACAAAACATTACTACTACGTAATAAATTATTAGAGCTAAAAACTGCATACCCCGAATATACTAATCAGATAACAACTAATTACGGGGCTTGGAATGAAGAAAATATTTGTTTAACAAATGCATACTCAGGCAGTTTTGAACGTGCTCTAAAATCAAAATTCTGTATAAGTAATGAAGTGAAAAACCAGAATACTGGTGGAAGTTTTGCTCAATATGTTTTTGATAGTACGGTTACCGGTTTTCCAAACTCCATAAAAGAGTGGCAGTATTTATTTTATGATCATTTATTGAATTCTATAGAATATGACCAAGCAGTACTAAATAATGATTTGGCATTATTCAATACACAAGAGGGCATTAATAGTACTACATGCAAACAAATTTCTACAACGATTAATGGAGCTAGCCAAAATGATATTAAAACCTTACCTACAAATTCCATCCTAGAGTTAATTATAAAACTGCTTAAAGAGGAATGTACAACAGAAGGAGATGGCTATGCTACAGGTTATGAAAATGCGATAGTAAAACTTATTAAATATAATGCAGAAGGCAAAGAACTACTTGATGGCTTAATAGCAGAAAAATACTACATAGACACAACCCCTTTAATGGAAAAACTTTTTGAAACTTTAGATGATTGGGGAGGGGAGGCTAACTTTACAAAATTTATAAACGCGTTAACTACACAATGGAAAAATACTAGCTATTTTGATCCAGAAAACTATATAGCCTTACCATATTCATCAGACTATATGCTTGGTTTTTATTATGATAATATGAATTTTGGATTTACCAATAAATTTAAAAACATATCAATTACAGAAACAAATGCAAGTGGTTACAATACTGGACCTGTATACGTAAATACTAGTACTACACAACAAATTGGCAATTACAATATTTATCAAACTATAGTTCTTTCAAAATATAATGATATTAATGCAGCGTATCAATTACCAAGTGCTATTATTCCCATTTTTATACTAAAAGCTCTTACTGTTAAAAACCGTACGGCAAACTGGGAGAGTGCTGGTGCACTAACTTTTGATGTAGTTACTATTGCTTCAGGGGTTGGCAGTATAACAAAGCTTAGTAAATTACTATATCTTCAAAGATTAAAAAATCTAAATCAACTAGCACGTATTAGGCTAGTGTTTGCTTCTACAGAGTTTGTTGCTGGTTCTGCAAATCTCATGTTAAATCTATCTGATTGCAATAATGAAGATAATGCACAATTTTGTAGTGAATTAAGAACATACTTGACTTTTATTGAATTAGGAGCTATGGCAGGCGGTGGAACTTTGAACTTGGCCATGAAACAAGCTCTTAAACGCAGTGCTGATGATGCAATTTTAGCTATTACAAAATCTTCTAAAAAACTACCTGATGATGTATTAGAAGAATTATATGCAGCAAGTAAAATTTTAGATAATAATGCTGTTGGCAATCTAGTTAAATTTGAAAAATTAACTACACTAACAAATGTAGACAAAGTAAATGCTTTAAAAACAGCCATAAAAGGTTTAAGTGGCGCAGACCAAGGAGTTCTGCTACAAAAAATCATTAATTTAGAAAGCGATGCTTTACGGTTTTTAGAAACTTTTGCAGAAAATTCCGACGCATTAGTAAAGCTTAATGCTAATGGAATGATAGCTAGTTGGAAAGTTTTAAATGCCAATAATAAAGCATCATATATAGCTACAGATATAAATAGGTTACAGCAGTACAACAAATTAAATCTGGAAAACCAACAAATTTTAAGTGTACTTACAGATAAAGGTCCTACCACTACATTAGCCAAATTGTTAGATGAAGTAAAAGACAATCCAAAAATGGCACATGACTTAAATGCAGATGTTAGACTTGCAAAAGGGATGGCGGTTTATAATCCAAAAGTTGCAGAAACCTTAACAGATGACGATTTAAGCTACATAGGAGACTTATTAAATAGTATGGATGAAATTAGCGATAATATCCGTTTTTGGCTTACCCGATCCGATGTTATTGCAATTCTCCGAAAATATGCAGATGAAGGCATTGCATTTGGTAAAGAAGTGGCAGAACAACTTACTGGACCGTTGGCAAAGAATTCCGATGCTTACAATAAGTTAAAAATGCGTTTAGCAGGGATGAAACCATCATTAAATATGGATGATTATAGTATCTATAGTGGAGTGCAACTTTGTTTAACAAAAAACTGTATAGATAAAGGAGAATACTGGATACCAGATTTTGTGTTAGTTGCTAAAAAACAGGATATTATAACTAAAAAAGTAACATATGAAACCATCATAGTAGATGCCAAACGAACTCGTTATACCGATTTCACCCCCAACCAAATAGAAGCTGATAATATGACAAGTTGGAAGATAAAAGCTGTAGAAGGTAAATTAATACACGGTACAGATTTGAATTTAATTAAAAATAATAAGATAACTAAAAAAACGCAATTTATAAAACTGTTCAACGAGGGTGGTACCTTAAAAACCGCTTTAAAAACAAATTAG
- a CDS encoding endonuclease domain-containing protein, giving the protein MSKKRNNIIPYNPKLKEYARQLRNNSTLAEVLLWQKIKGKALGVEFHRQVPVYEFMVDFYCHKIQLAIEIDGSSHNTKYDYDCRRQNILETKGVECIRFEDIAVKKELFSVLLALESKVEQLIKHES; this is encoded by the coding sequence ATGAGCAAAAAACGCAACAACATAATACCCTATAACCCTAAGCTAAAGGAGTATGCTCGGCAGTTGCGTAATAATAGCACTTTGGCTGAGGTTTTACTTTGGCAAAAAATAAAAGGGAAAGCTTTGGGCGTTGAGTTTCATAGGCAAGTCCCTGTTTACGAGTTTATGGTAGATTTTTATTGCCATAAAATACAGTTAGCCATTGAAATAGATGGCAGTAGCCACAATACCAAATACGATTACGATTGTAGGCGGCAAAACATTTTAGAAACCAAAGGAGTTGAATGTATACGTTTTGAAGATATCGCAGTAAAAAAAGAACTATTCAGTGTTTTACTGGCTTTAGAAAGTAAAGTAGAGCAGCTAATAAAACACGAATCATAA
- a CDS encoding fibronectin type III domain-containing protein: MKYLLILFGIVSSMLQAQETPSVQVISRTQQDRVLLRWAVDQPQAWKEANTLGFLIERSTISRNGEAVVPIEKNKLVHTPLKPQPLAAWEALATQDQNAAILAQALYGDRFETSSPGEGLGAIYAVNEELEQRFTFGLLAAEQNYEAAKLAGWAFEDTTAKKGEQYVYTISVAIPVESTLIIKKGTVYSSLDDFEPLPKPIGFFGLFEDNHANLSWNFNLLQELYTNYSIERSEDNSVFEQLNAAPIFSVQESNGPNGTSLSYTDSIPNNKTFYYRIKGKTAFGETSPPSDVVSGKAQENLAFSPRITRKEIPTDSTATLFWEFDQKGNDLITGFEVHRANSDDGPFEVVKKNISTTARTTTINGLKRVNYFTVVALGKNGVRSESFATMIQPIDSTPPLPPMGLSAALDTTGILRLSWNKNAEEDLKGYRIFTANNPDVEFNEITSKTHVSEIFVDTIPIKNLNEKIYFKIKAEDFRYNQSKFSEVLMVDKPDISPPSPPFFKRYSSSTDGIALQWTPSSSKDVNSQIIYRKNNEKTETLWEQITEIKSTLDSTYTDKSLQTTGSYSYTIIAKDKVGLESSVTEALTLFWNGKGIQEEDIKFSGTVDRELRFINLSWKLKDVSIVEYRLYRGATKDDLKLYKVIDGSSKSYNDTQLEINTEYWYGLQAILNGGRTSPIKEINLKY; the protein is encoded by the coding sequence GTGAAGTATCTATTAATACTATTCGGAATAGTTTCCTCTATGTTACAGGCACAAGAGACCCCTAGCGTGCAAGTAATTTCGCGAACCCAGCAAGACCGGGTGTTACTGCGATGGGCGGTAGACCAACCACAAGCATGGAAAGAAGCTAATACACTCGGCTTTTTAATTGAGCGAAGTACTATTTCTAGAAATGGCGAAGCTGTTGTTCCTATTGAGAAAAATAAATTAGTTCATACTCCTTTAAAACCTCAGCCTTTAGCAGCATGGGAAGCACTTGCTACGCAAGACCAAAATGCTGCTATTCTTGCTCAAGCTCTCTACGGAGATCGTTTTGAAACCTCATCTCCTGGAGAAGGACTTGGTGCTATTTATGCTGTAAATGAAGAACTAGAACAACGTTTTACGTTTGGTTTATTGGCTGCGGAGCAGAATTATGAAGCCGCAAAATTAGCAGGTTGGGCATTTGAAGATACTACTGCAAAAAAAGGAGAGCAGTATGTTTATACCATTTCAGTGGCTATACCTGTAGAAAGTACCTTAATTATAAAAAAAGGAACAGTTTATAGTAGCCTAGATGATTTTGAGCCGCTTCCAAAACCTATAGGCTTTTTTGGTCTTTTTGAAGATAATCATGCTAATTTAAGCTGGAATTTTAACTTACTGCAAGAGTTGTATACCAATTACAGCATTGAACGATCGGAAGACAATTCTGTATTTGAACAGCTCAATGCCGCACCTATTTTCAGCGTACAAGAATCAAATGGTCCAAATGGCACCTCGCTATCCTACACGGATTCTATTCCTAACAATAAAACATTTTACTATCGCATAAAAGGAAAAACAGCCTTCGGAGAAACGAGTCCACCTTCCGATGTAGTTTCAGGTAAAGCACAAGAAAATTTAGCTTTTTCTCCAAGGATTACCCGAAAAGAAATCCCGACGGATTCTACAGCAACCCTCTTTTGGGAATTTGATCAAAAAGGAAATGATTTAATTACTGGTTTTGAAGTGCACCGTGCGAACTCTGACGATGGTCCTTTTGAAGTCGTAAAAAAGAACATTTCTACTACAGCTCGTACAACAACGATTAATGGTTTAAAGAGAGTAAATTATTTTACGGTCGTTGCTTTAGGAAAAAATGGAGTCAGGAGCGAATCTTTTGCTACTATGATTCAGCCGATAGATTCTACTCCCCCACTACCTCCAATGGGATTAAGTGCTGCTTTAGACACAACAGGTATTTTACGCCTTAGTTGGAACAAAAATGCTGAAGAAGATTTAAAAGGATATCGAATATTCACAGCTAATAATCCAGATGTGGAATTCAATGAAATAACTTCAAAAACGCATGTATCAGAAATATTTGTAGATACCATTCCAATAAAAAATTTAAATGAAAAAATCTATTTTAAAATTAAGGCCGAAGATTTCCGATACAATCAATCAAAATTTTCAGAAGTATTGATGGTTGACAAACCAGATATAAGTCCACCTTCCCCTCCTTTTTTCAAACGATATTCCAGTAGTACTGACGGGATTGCACTTCAATGGACACCAAGTAGCAGTAAAGATGTGAATTCTCAAATAATTTACAGAAAAAATAATGAAAAAACCGAGACTCTATGGGAACAAATTACAGAAATAAAATCAACCCTAGATAGCACATATACAGATAAATCTCTGCAAACAACAGGTTCTTATTCATACACCATTATTGCTAAAGACAAGGTTGGTTTGGAAAGTTCAGTTACCGAGGCATTGACCTTGTTTTGGAATGGAAAGGGAATACAAGAAGAGGATATAAAATTCTCTGGCACTGTAGATCGCGAGTTACGTTTTATCAATCTTTCTTGGAAATTAAAAGATGTATCTATTGTTGAATATCGTTTATACCGTGGAGCCACTAAAGACGATTTAAAATTATATAAAGTCATTGACGGTAGTTCTAAAAGTTACAACGATACACAGCTAGAAATTAATACGGAATACTGGTATGGCTTACAAGCTATATTGAATGGAGGAAGGACTAGTCCTATCAAAGAAATTAATTTAAAATATTAG